CATATCAACTCTGATAGTTGCTCCAAAGGATTGATGTAGCGTTCAGAAACAGAATGCCAACTCTACCTTTTAGTATCCATACCACTGAAAACAACAGAAAAGTTGACAGTTGATTCCGCAGTGAAGCCAAACCAAAAGATGGACGATGAGCTTACCTGAGGAAGGATAGCATCTCTTGTACAGATTGCAAGGAGTGCCAAATACATTTGCAAATGAAAGGGCGATCCCGTACAGCTATACGATCTAAAATGAGAAGCGACGAGATTCAAATACTTGAACAAATAGAAGACATATTCAGTGCAGCCATACAATCTAAACAGAGAAATCAAATCAGCCAGTCTTAGAAAAGCAAAACACAAATTCAACAGTGAAGCATTTCGTCATGATTTAGAATTGAACTGATTTCATTGAACACAACATACTTTGGGTATTACACAGCCTACTGAACCCAAGACAGAGCACAACGACGCACGCCAAAGCAGTAAATCCCATCTACCACACAACACATGACACAGAGCAAACGAGGAAGTTGCCCCACTACTGGCACCACTAGACGAATCTAGCCTCCGAAGCCGTAGAGGGTGCGGCCCTGGCGCTTGAGGGCATAGACGACGTCCATGGCGGTGACGGTCTTGCGGCGGGCGTGCTCCGTGTAGGTGACGGCGTCGCGTATGAcgttctcgaggaagatcttgaggacgccgcgggtctcctcgtagatgaggccGGAGATGCGCTTCACGCCGCCCCTCCTGGCCAGCCTCCGgatcgccggcttggtgatgccctGGATGTTGTCGCGGAGGACCTTCCGGTGGCGCTTGGCGCCGCCCTTTCCCAGCCCCTTGCCGCCCTTGCCGCGCCCAGACATCGTCGCTGGATTTGTTTTTGTTTGAGAGAAGAAGGACTCGTGTGGATGTTGAAGCTTGGGATGGATTGGGGAATCGGAGGTGACGGCTTTATATGGGGTGGGGTTGCGAGGGAAGCCCCGAAATTTTCGGGAGTTGGAGGCGGGAGGTCTCTGCTCTCTGCTGGGTCGATCCGTGGGATGCTGGAGTTGGGCCGTTGGATTGCGATCGGAAGGTGGGATGCGGTGGGAGGCTGGTGgtgcggatcggtgacgtggcggAGATGGGGGCATAAGCTTTTTTTTTAGAGAGAAATGTGGGCTGCTTGACTGCTTGTGCTACAATGATTTGGGCCAGGCCAAGTGATTGGAGGTCGACGAGAATGTTCACAGCTCAGTTTTCAGATGtcactagtaagatgcccgtgcgaTGCAACGGGACGACAATGGAATATATGAAGACATTTCTCTAGATAATCATTCTACTTAGGACATACGTTTTTTTCCCTCTCTTCATTCACCCATCCATTTAATTCCAAAGCGTGTTGCCGCAAAATTTACATCCAAAAGCGCATTTGTATTTGCTATAAAACTACACAAATCATCCCATTTTCGATAATATATGCGTTCAAATTGCAATGGTCAACATGCTTGGTTCCGCCAGCAAGTTGTGCCTTGACATCTTTATTTTTAAAAAATCCATGCATTAGCTTCGTTGGCCATCCATGCATTAGCCGGCACTGCCTTTGGAAACGCCACCTCTTCTAGCTCCACACCTTAGGGAGTCTCATGTTCGACAACACATGTATCTTAGGGCCTGCACACGAAAAAAGAACCATGAGGAATTGCCGTGAATTGTTGAAAGCTCCATATGCAATATGGTTGTATCATGTTCATATGAGATAACACGATGTTGAATTTACTTGAAAGACAATATTAATTGTAACTGTAGATTAAACTAAACTTGAACCAGAACCATAAAATAGGTGTGCGTGCCTCAAAAGCCCGAGAAGACAACCATGTGGTTGCAATGTGCAATATCAACAGTACATCCATACTGTAGTTCAGCAATGATGTTGCCCATTACTAATTCTTTCCAAATCTAGATTAGGAAAAAAATCAAGCTATCTAAGCGACTGATATATGGGTCCATAGATCTAGTCATTATTGTCCATATGAGCAAATCAGGCATTACGACAGAAGCACACTGTAGGAGGCAAATTATTTAGTAAACACGGCATGGGTTTAACAGCAGGATTATCATCCGAGGAATTAAAGCAAGTTTTCAATGGGATAAAAGCATATAAACCTTACACATTATCAAAATTTACATGCAAAGATTAAAATTGATATGTGAACTGAAATCTTGGAGAGCACAAATATATCAACATGAGTAATGGAATAAAGGTACTATTCTGTTGTGCAAATGGAAACATTAGAGAAAATTAATTGCTCATGTGCGATAGAGAGAAGTGTTAAGTACATAGGAGTTTAGGAATATAACATCATCAAGGAGATAGAAGGAGCGTGTTGAAGTAATGGAAATTTGTCATGAAAAAGTTATCTCTTTAAGGCAAGCACATTTCTGGGGTACTTATGTCACCATTTGGAAAGGCGGGGACATGAGCGTCTCGTTCCATCCACGCTGGAAGTCCCATGAGTCCCAGTTGACCTGCACTCACCAAGTAGTATGCACATGTCCAGTCTCTCTTGCAGAACTCAACCTTCTCCTGTAACATGAACATAACTATGCTGGAGGTCATCAACAACAACGACCAGCAGCATCGGTGCAGCACGAGCTAGGTAATGACCATGGACATGTTGACCCACTGTCGGCACAGTTTCCTGACAGTGCACATGCCTGCATGTAATCTAGCATGAGGGTGCCAAGCAATGAATTAAAGCTATTGTGTCACCAAAGGAGCAACCAGAAACTATAACTGCTCATGGTAGAGCAGCAAGCATAATAGTGTTTACAAATTACAAAGATATATAATAGCAAGAGGAAGCAGGAATTTTTAGTCTGATCTCTCTTACATTTCCTGCTTAATAAAAAGAAGCAAATGTAACCCAATATGTTTAATTGGTAACTGAAAGTAGGCATCATAGGTTAATTATCAACATAGATTCATGCATAATCAAAACATAATTTGAGCAGATAAAACATGATGTCACACTTTGTGTTGGAAATAGACTTAAATCTGTAGCTTGTAATATTCATCATCAAAACTATGGGCATGGCTCTATGAAGAATATGCTCAAAAACGTGTGATTGTCTTGGCCAAATTAAACAAACTGCATGGATACGTACCAATGATTTTTTTTATAATCAGTACCTGGCTAACTGCACTCTATGCAATGGAGAAACATCGCAGTGCAGTACTACACATGTAGGGAACTGTGAAAGAAATAGAGCATGTGATTCTGAATCAAACTTGCATCTCGTTTTCtgctccaaaaatcaccaaaagCACACCAGATGAAATACTTGGCAGCAATGTTTTGCCGATTAGACCATACCAACTCCACGAACATCCAATTCAATTGGGGTTTCAGGGGCTGCATGGAGTACCCCGGGCCTCCTTGAAGCACATCCTGAAGGAGAAGTTCGTGGAAGCACGGAtggtgatctagaaggttcagttCCGCCAAGTGCTCAAGAAAAATAATCTAGAACTGTGAGAACCCCAAGAACTGAAGCATTGCAAGCCCAGATTTTGACCCGGAGTTAATGTCAAAATCACTTGGTGCTTATTTTGTTGTCTTAGGTGCACTTGTAAGCTGTAACGGATGTACACTACAAAACTGAAATAGATCAAGCCGGCCTTTGTGTGCCGGCTGGTTCTGTATCTTACCTTGTCCTATGACTCATCAATGGAGATCTTAGTTACAATTCAAAGGCCTAGACAGGAAACATGCAGAAATTACGAACCTGATATTGATACACCATGTAGTAGATTGGATACTGCTATTTGAACCCAAACATGGTCGAGTACTTCAATTCACAAAAATCTCTTGCCAGGCTGAGGGCTTCCAATCGGGATGGTGATAGCAGCAGGTGCGCAAGTAATGAAACAGATGACTCATGTGGGAGGAGAGACCAATTGCAGATGGCATAGAGGTCCTAGGGGAGCAGCGCATACTCGAAGGGGATGGCCATAGAGCGCGTCTGCCGGGAGGGAGTAGTAGGTGGCGGCGCTGTCGCCGAGGATGCGTAGTGTGTAGCAGCGTACGTGGAGGTCGGCGAGGACAGGGGAGGTGGTGGGCGGCGGGACTGCTGCATCAGAGCCTCGGATGGGGAAGCAGGAGAGTCCTCGCGGACTCCGGGGACGGACGGCACCGGCGGCGTACTTGCCGACGTCGGTGTCGaaggagaagggggagggggagcaggAGACGGCGGTGAGAAGGGAGATGTGCTGGGCGTCGAGTCTGCTGCACCGGAGGAGTAGGCAGGAGATGCATTGCAGACTTGGCGGACGGATGGCGCCGGCGGTGTACTTGACGATGTCGGCATCGTAGAAGACGGGGTAAGGGGAGGAAGGAAGGTGGAGGTGGGTGTGGGTGTGGCGGTGTGCGGCGAGGCTGCCGTGGTAGAGAGGAGTCGGGAGCGGAGGGCGCCGGTGGCGTGCAGAGCGGCAGCCGCTGCTGCTGCCACTTCGATTCCACTTTTTTCCAGAAGAGTCGATTGCTTCGTTGAGTGGATAAGGTGGGACTGGATGGAGATGGACGAAGAGAACGAGGGGTTTCTTTGCAAATGGGATGTGGGGTTGCTACTATGCGTCGGATGCAAATCAAATGGTCAAAGATGatagatggcagacacaccatcaccaccaaccatgatttttataggagtagagatatcgCGAGTCGTGTCGTTGTACTCTTCTCGTCTTTCTACTTTCATCACATGAAAGATTTGTCCTAAGTTGTATTTTCTAAAATTTAACCAAATTTCACAATATCAAATCAAATATATTTAGATacatcataaaatatttcaggttgtatttatttggtattgtagattttttttattatctccgtaaactaatataaaagcgtttagaatactaaaatagtgatctaaatgcttttgtattagtttacaaagggagtatctaTACTTTACACACGGTGGAAGAACAAAAATATACTTGTGCCACAAAAAACTTCCCCTTGTGTTAGGGTTTTAGCTCCTCGACTCGACGTTGAGACCCCGTCCGCCTTCGTCGTTCTTCCCATGTACTCCGCCTAGGCCGAGGATCAGTTCAGGACCACCGCGCAGAAGTCCGCCATTCGTCGGCGACAGATCGGCAACCAGCTCCTGAAAGCAGGGTCGGCGGAGTCTAAGCACGTCGCTCATGCCCTCGCCGCACCAAGTGTCAAGGGCAAGAGTGTGTTTGCAGCCGGCCATCGCCGTCGTGCGAACGCGACATGTCAGGCGGAGGCAACAACCAAGAAATTGCATCGTGAGCGCGCAGAGACGGCCAAACAGGGTTGTTGTGACCCCTTGGTGGCCTATCGCAGCTTTAAGGACGACAACGATGGCGGCGGCAACGACGAAGGTGTCGACGTCCTTGGAGGTCAAGTCTACGAGGTCATTTTCTGGTACCTCGTTAAGTTTAGTTTGCAATAATTAGTTTAGTCAAACTTTGTTAAATTCCATCCCTTTGATGTAAAAATATCAAAAAATATCATTGTTCGGATTGCATAAATTTTGACTGTCTTTTTGAATTGTCCATTCACCACGACCCCCGACGAACTCCTTACGCAAGCACCGACATTATTTTGACAGCGGTTGTGGCAACGAATACTGGAAACGGCATCCATGTTTGTTGGAACCAGCAAACCCGCAATTGGCATGCTCCAAGTGGCTAGTCGAGCGGGGACAACGACATCACTCGCGGCGAGCGGGTAAGGGTCTTTTGTTGCAACCACCGGTGAAACGTTCTACCACAATGACGGAGCTGCTCTTGAACCCAAATGCTGCAAGTGGAGAAGTGGAACGTCGATGCGTGAGCGACGCTGCCTTGCACTGGTTGCGGGGCGAGGGGCGCAGGTCGGCAAGCAACGAGGTCATCGGGTGGGGGCGTGGAGAGCATGGCAAAGTTCAGTGCGGGGTGTGCCGGGGGAGCATGGCGAGCTTTGTGTGGGGTAGTGTGGCGAGCTTGGGGCGGGGGTGCACAGGTTGACCCTTTGCGGGTAGGAGAGGACCAATAGTGCGCCTGTGGTCGCTCCATTCGGATGGCTGTTACGCGACCGATGGGTCAGTCGCGACGCCTAGCTTCGCCCTATGATAAAAGGTGTGTATGTATATGTGGCCTTCGGTTAAaaataaaatcatataaaatcacaATCTCCACAGCTAGAGTCAAAAAACAAGACGTAATTAACGTAAAATATTGTTTTCAGCTGAACCAAAATCATATGGATTTTTTAGGGTAAATCATATGAAAAATCTTAACCTATATAAAAAATAAATGTTCATATGTCCGAGAAAattattcttctttttttgcgggtgcGAGAAAATTATTCTGGTGACACAAAACTTTTTCTGTGCATAAATAAAATAATGACTATCTCCCATGCCGCATAAAAAAGTATTCACATACATAAATAAAATCCTTGCATGACTCAATAAAAATGTTCCCATAAAACTAAATTTCCGTTCATATGCAGTTAAATGTTCACACGTATGGAAAATGTGTACTTAAAAAATGGTCATCCTGTATTTAAAATATGTTTATGTGTATTACGAAATTGCTCATGTGTAATTACAAAAGTAATAACGTGGATTCAAATATGTTCATAGGTTCAGTAAAAAGAAATTGTGATGTaaaaacatattcatcatgtatttgaaaaatgttcatgtagtGAAAAAAGTTTTCACATGTCTAACAAATgtacatgcaatcaaaaagtgttCGCGTGTTCTAAATTTATTTTTCATAAAAAGCATTCACGTATTCCCAAAAGATAGTTATATAAATTTAAAAGTGTTGGagaaatataaaaacattatatttGTTTTTACAttgaaaacataaaaataaaaagagaaaatataCAATAAACTAAAAATATGAACATTTCAAAACATAAACTTTTTAAaaatacatgatgaataatttCCAGATGCACGGAGAACAAATTTTTATACGTGCTGAAATTTGCAAGTATACAGGCTGAATACTTTTTAACTACATGAAGAACATTTTTAAAG
The window above is part of the Triticum aestivum cultivar Chinese Spring chromosome 2A, IWGSC CS RefSeq v2.1, whole genome shotgun sequence genome. Proteins encoded here:
- the LOC123190145 gene encoding histone H4, translating into MPPSPPRHRSAPPASHRIPPSDRNPTAQLQHPTDRPSREQRPPASNSRKFRGFPRNPTPYKAVTSDSPIHPKLQHPHESFFSQTKTNPATMSGRGKGGKGLGKGGAKRHRKVLRDNIQGITKPAIRRLARRGGVKRISGLIYEETRGVLKIFLENVIRDAVTYTEHARRKTVTAMDVVYALKRQGRTLYGFGG